In one Methanomicrobia archaeon genomic region, the following are encoded:
- the metG gene encoding methionine--tRNA ligase subunit beta — MAEEAIIEMNEFARLDLRIGKIVAAEQVKGTKKLLRLEVDLGSETRQLVAGIADEYRPEALIGQLVPLVANMKPATLMGVESRGMILAAEVGGKPILLHPDKDVPAGSRVR; from the coding sequence ATGGCGGAAGAAGCGATAATAGAGATGAATGAGTTCGCGCGGCTGGATCTGCGTATCGGGAAGATCGTCGCGGCCGAGCAGGTAAAAGGAACCAAGAAGCTGCTTCGACTGGAGGTGGACCTGGGGAGCGAGACGAGGCAGCTCGTTGCCGGTATTGCGGACGAGTACCGGCCGGAGGCTTTGATCGGGCAGCTTGTGCCCCTGGTGGCGAATATGAAGCCGGCGACGCTGATGGGTGTTGAGAGTCGCGGCATGATCCTGGCCGCGGAGGTCGGTGGTAAGCCGATTCTCCTGCATCCTGATAAGGACGTGCCTGCGGGCAGTCGCGTGCGCTGA